In Rosa chinensis cultivar Old Blush chromosome 1, RchiOBHm-V2, whole genome shotgun sequence, a genomic segment contains:
- the LOC112174455 gene encoding uncharacterized protein LOC112174455 isoform X1 translates to MASALAFSLNSHLLLVPPSISLTPLLAPHISTVSSSSATKTHHLKLKHSPRASAEGVPSELGEDSKFVPLNAESMIFGPPALLLLGFEVEEAATVQDFLKQIGGDFLKVIYCTEDMITRSLWEAMNTIQPNLEEVKIAKPLPRICFLSGLSGEEMMMLIDDFPETGLEPAVFAALVPNSAEKPIEELIDEIMADHEMITKKMEEGIGKSDK, encoded by the exons ATGGCATCTGCTCTTGCCTTCTCTCTGAATTCTCATCTGCTTTTGGTTCCTCCTTCAATTTCCTTAACTCCTTTGCTAGCTCCACATATTTCAACAgtttcttcatcatcagcaaCCAAAACCCATCACTTGAAGCTCAAGCACTCACCCAGAGCGTCTGCTGAAG GAGTTCCCAGTGAATTGGGTGAAGATTCCAAATTCGTTCCTCTTAATGCTGAAAGTATGATATTTGGTCCACCT GCTTTGTTATTGTTGGGCTTTGAAGTGGAGGAAGCTGCGACG GTACAAGATTTTCTGAAACAGATAGGAGGTGATTTCCTCAAG GTTATTTATTGTACTGAAGACATGATCACTCGTTCACTTTGGGAAGCAATGAATACAATCCAACCCAATTTGGAGGAAGTGAAG ATTGCTAAGCCGCTGCCGCGAATCTGTTTCTTATCTGGTCTTAGTGGGGAAGAGATGATGATGTTGATTGATGATTTTCCAGAGACAG GACTTGAACCAGCTGTTTTTGCAGCTCTTGTTCCCAACAGCGCTGAGAAACCGATAGAGGAGTTGATAGACGAGATTATGGCAGATCATGAAATGATA ACCAAGAAAATGGAAGAGGGCATAGGCAAATCCgataaatga
- the LOC112174455 gene encoding uncharacterized protein LOC112174455 isoform X2, whose product MASALAFSLNSHLLLVPPSISLTPLLAPHISTVSSSSATKTHHLKLKHSPRASAEGVPSELGEDSKFVPLNAESMIFGPPALLLLGFEVEEAATVQDFLKQIGGDFLKVIYCTEDMITRSLWEAMNTIQPNLEEVKIAKPLPRICFLSGLSGEEMMMLIDDFPETGLEPAVFAALVPNSAEKPIEELIDEIMADHEMIVNQENGRGHRQIR is encoded by the exons ATGGCATCTGCTCTTGCCTTCTCTCTGAATTCTCATCTGCTTTTGGTTCCTCCTTCAATTTCCTTAACTCCTTTGCTAGCTCCACATATTTCAACAgtttcttcatcatcagcaaCCAAAACCCATCACTTGAAGCTCAAGCACTCACCCAGAGCGTCTGCTGAAG GAGTTCCCAGTGAATTGGGTGAAGATTCCAAATTCGTTCCTCTTAATGCTGAAAGTATGATATTTGGTCCACCT GCTTTGTTATTGTTGGGCTTTGAAGTGGAGGAAGCTGCGACG GTACAAGATTTTCTGAAACAGATAGGAGGTGATTTCCTCAAG GTTATTTATTGTACTGAAGACATGATCACTCGTTCACTTTGGGAAGCAATGAATACAATCCAACCCAATTTGGAGGAAGTGAAG ATTGCTAAGCCGCTGCCGCGAATCTGTTTCTTATCTGGTCTTAGTGGGGAAGAGATGATGATGTTGATTGATGATTTTCCAGAGACAG GACTTGAACCAGCTGTTTTTGCAGCTCTTGTTCCCAACAGCGCTGAGAAACCGATAGAGGAGTTGATAGACGAGATTATGGCAGATCATGAAATGATAGTGA ACCAAGAAAATGGAAGAGGGCATAGGCAAATCCgataa